The following coding sequences lie in one Pseudomonas sp. SL4(2022) genomic window:
- the thiC gene encoding phosphomethylpyrimidine synthase ThiC: MSAQQQKNLSESAQVDQQSIQPFPRSQKIYVQGSRPDIRVPMREISLDVTPTDFGGEINAPVLVYDTSGPYTDPNVTIDVRQGLPDVRSAWIDDRGDTELLAGLSSHFGQERLASPELTAMRFAHVRNPRRAKAGKNVSQMHYARQGIITPEMEYVAIRENLKLQEARAAGLLKEQHAGHSFGASIPKEITAEFVREEIARGRAIIPANINHTELEPMIIGRNFLVKINGNIGNSALGSSIEEEVAKLTWGIRWGSDTVMDLSTGKHIHETREWIIRNSPVPIGTVPIYQALEKVNGVAEDLTWELFRDTLIEQAEQGVDYFTIHAGVLLRYVPMTAKRVTGIVSRGGSIMAKWCLAHHKENFLYTHFEEICEIMKAYDVSFSLGDGLRPGSIADANDEAQFGELETLGELTKIAWKHDVQTMIEGPGHVPMQLIKENMDKQLECCDEAPFYTLGPLTTDIAPGYDHITSGIGAAMIGWFGCAMLCYVTPKEHLGLPNKDDVKTGIITYKIAAHAADLAKGHPGAQIRDNALSKARFEFRWEDQFNLGLDPDTARSYHDETLPKDSAKVAHFCSMCGPKFCSMKITQEVRVYAEEQRIAAVDLEVEAGMQAKAQEFKAQGSQLYQKV; this comes from the coding sequence ATGAGTGCACAACAACAAAAGAACCTGAGTGAAAGTGCTCAGGTCGATCAGCAATCCATCCAACCCTTCCCGCGTTCACAGAAGATCTATGTCCAGGGTTCGCGCCCGGACATTCGCGTGCCGATGCGCGAAATCAGCCTGGATGTCACCCCCACTGACTTCGGCGGTGAGATCAATGCGCCTGTGCTGGTCTATGACACCTCCGGCCCGTACACCGACCCGAATGTCACCATTGATGTGCGCCAAGGTCTGCCTGATGTGCGTTCGGCATGGATTGATGATCGTGGTGACACCGAGCTGCTCGCCGGCCTGAGCTCGCACTTCGGTCAGGAGCGTCTGGCCAGTCCTGAACTGACGGCCATGCGCTTTGCCCACGTGCGCAACCCGCGCCGCGCCAAGGCGGGTAAGAACGTCAGCCAGATGCACTACGCGCGCCAGGGCATCATCACCCCGGAAATGGAATATGTCGCCATCCGCGAGAACCTCAAACTGCAGGAAGCTCGTGCCGCCGGTCTGCTCAAAGAGCAGCATGCCGGGCACAGCTTCGGCGCGAGTATTCCCAAGGAAATCACCGCCGAATTCGTTCGCGAAGAAATCGCCCGTGGCCGCGCTATCATCCCGGCCAACATCAATCACACCGAGTTGGAACCGATGATCATCGGCCGTAACTTCCTGGTGAAGATCAACGGCAATATCGGCAACTCCGCCCTGGGTTCTTCGATTGAAGAAGAAGTGGCCAAGCTGACCTGGGGCATCCGCTGGGGGTCGGACACGGTGATGGACCTGTCCACCGGCAAGCACATTCACGAAACCCGCGAGTGGATCATCCGCAACTCGCCGGTGCCGATTGGCACCGTGCCGATCTACCAGGCGCTGGAAAAGGTCAATGGCGTTGCCGAAGACCTGACCTGGGAGCTGTTCCGCGACACCCTGATCGAGCAGGCCGAGCAAGGCGTGGACTACTTCACCATCCATGCCGGCGTGCTACTGCGTTATGTGCCGATGACCGCCAAGCGCGTCACCGGCATCGTTTCCCGTGGCGGCTCGATCATGGCCAAGTGGTGCCTGGCGCACCACAAAGAGAATTTCCTCTACACCCATTTCGAGGAAATCTGCGAAATCATGAAGGCCTACGACGTCAGCTTCTCGCTGGGCGATGGCCTGCGTCCGGGCTCGATTGCCGACGCCAACGACGAAGCGCAGTTCGGTGAGCTGGAAACCCTCGGCGAGTTGACCAAGATCGCCTGGAAGCATGACGTACAGACCATGATCGAAGGCCCCGGTCACGTGCCGATGCAGCTGATCAAGGAGAACATGGACAAGCAGCTGGAGTGCTGTGACGAGGCGCCGTTCTACACCCTTGGCCCGCTGACCACCGACATCGCCCCGGGTTACGACCACATCACCAGCGGCATCGGTGCGGCGATGATCGGCTGGTTCGGTTGCGCCATGCTCTGCTACGTCACGCCCAAGGAGCACCTGGGCCTGCCGAACAAGGATGACGTGAAGACCGGCATCATCACCTACAAGATTGCCGCCCACGCGGCCGACTTGGCCAAAGGTCATCCGGGCGCGCAGATTCGCGACAATGCCTTGAGCAAGGCGCGCTTTGAATTCCGCTGGGAAGACCAGTTCAACCTCGGCCTCGACCCGGACACCGCGCGCAGCTATCACGACGAAACGCTGCCCAAAGACTCGGCCAAGGTGGCACACTTCTGCTCCATGTGCGGGCCGAAATTCTGTTCGATGAAGATCACCCAGGAAGTTCGCGTCTATGCTGAAGAACAGCGCATCGCCGCTGTCGACCTGGAAGTCGAAGCGGGCATGCAGGCCAAGGCGCAGGAGTTCAAGGCGCAGGGCAGCCAGCTGTATCAGAAAGTGTGA
- a CDS encoding NUDIX domain-containing protein: protein MQREDVEVIAREACFSGFYKLDRLRLRHRQFAGGMGPALTRELFVRHDAVCVLPYDPQRDCVVLIEQFRVGALDKSANPWLLELVAGLIDKDEKPEEVARREAIEEANLQLTSLWPITQYYPSPGGSDERVHLFIGRCDSDGAGGVYGLAEEGEDIRVHVLPLEDALDALKSGRIDNAASIIALQWLALNRSEVRGLWS, encoded by the coding sequence ATGCAACGAGAAGATGTCGAAGTGATCGCGCGTGAGGCCTGTTTTAGCGGGTTCTATAAGCTCGATCGGCTGCGTTTGCGCCATCGCCAGTTTGCCGGCGGTATGGGGCCTGCGCTTACCCGCGAGCTGTTCGTGCGCCACGATGCCGTGTGCGTACTGCCTTATGATCCGCAGCGCGATTGCGTGGTGCTGATTGAGCAGTTCCGTGTTGGGGCGTTGGACAAGAGCGCCAATCCCTGGCTGTTGGAGCTGGTGGCTGGGTTGATCGACAAAGACGAAAAGCCCGAAGAGGTCGCCCGCCGCGAAGCCATCGAGGAGGCCAATTTGCAGCTGACTTCGCTGTGGCCGATCACTCAGTACTACCCCTCACCCGGTGGTTCGGATGAGCGCGTACATCTGTTTATTGGCCGTTGTGACAGTGACGGTGCCGGTGGCGTATATGGACTGGCGGAGGAGGGTGAGGATATTCGCGTGCATGTCTTGCCACTGGAGGACGCTCTGGATGCACTGAAGTCCGGTCGTATCGACAATGCGGCGAGCATCATTGCCTTGCAATGGCTGGCGCTGAACCGCAGCGAAGTCCGCGGGCTGTGGTCATGA
- a CDS encoding DUF1249 domain-containing protein yields the protein MVMNLLRERYRVDLVELQAACEANYARLMQLLPAMRDGADAPQQLRRVALSQGEQQLGVLALQVLESCPYTSTLSVRQEHSLPWLPVPQLEVRVYHDARMAEVVGAQRARRFRGIYPYPNEAMHQPDEKTQLNLFLGEWLSHCLACGHELEPVR from the coding sequence GTGGTCATGAATCTGCTGCGCGAGCGCTATCGGGTCGATCTGGTCGAGCTGCAGGCGGCTTGCGAAGCTAACTACGCGCGTCTGATGCAGCTCCTGCCAGCCATGCGCGACGGGGCTGATGCACCGCAGCAGCTGCGGCGCGTGGCGCTGAGTCAGGGGGAGCAACAGTTAGGTGTGCTGGCCTTGCAGGTGTTGGAAAGCTGCCCATACACCTCGACCCTCTCTGTGCGCCAGGAGCATAGCCTGCCCTGGTTGCCCGTGCCGCAGCTGGAAGTGCGCGTGTACCACGATGCGCGGATGGCGGAAGTGGTTGGTGCGCAGCGCGCTCGGCGTTTTCGCGGGATCTATCCCTACCCCAACGAAGCCATGCACCAGCCCGATGAGAAGACTCAACTCAATCTGTTTCTTGGCGAGTGGTTGAGTCACTGCCTGGCGTGTGGGCATGAGCTGGAGCCGGTTCGCTAG
- the cpdA gene encoding 3',5'-cyclic-AMP phosphodiesterase has product MPGVPTRTTAVDRSVLLVQLSDSHLFADAAGKLLGMDTQDSLQRVIERVLQEQPQIDLVLASGDLSQDGSTASYQRFRELTSVIPAPARWFPGNHDEVPAMQAACVGRDLLEPVVDLGNWRVIMLDSSIPGAVPGYLSEQQLALLERALSEAPERHHLICLHHHPVSIGCKWMEPIGLRNPDALFAVLERFSQARAVLWGHIHQELDLQRGAIRLLASPSTCVQFAPRSEEFQVDTTAPGYRWLRLFDDGRLETGVSRVTGIKFEIDYTIKGY; this is encoded by the coding sequence TTGCCGGGCGTGCCGACTAGAACCACAGCTGTTGATCGCTCGGTACTGCTGGTGCAGTTATCCGATAGCCATCTGTTTGCCGATGCGGCAGGCAAGCTGTTGGGTATGGATACCCAGGACAGTCTGCAGCGGGTGATCGAGCGAGTGCTGCAGGAGCAGCCGCAGATCGACTTGGTCCTGGCCAGTGGCGACCTCTCGCAGGACGGCAGCACGGCGTCCTACCAGCGCTTCCGTGAGCTTACCTCGGTTATTCCGGCCCCCGCGCGCTGGTTTCCTGGCAATCATGATGAAGTGCCAGCCATGCAGGCTGCCTGCGTTGGCCGTGACCTGCTGGAACCGGTGGTTGATCTGGGCAACTGGCGCGTGATCATGCTCGATTCATCGATCCCCGGTGCCGTGCCCGGCTATCTCAGTGAGCAGCAACTGGCCTTGCTGGAGCGCGCACTGAGCGAGGCGCCAGAGCGCCATCACCTGATCTGTCTGCATCACCACCCGGTGTCCATCGGTTGCAAGTGGATGGAGCCCATCGGCCTGCGCAACCCGGATGCCCTGTTTGCCGTGCTGGAGCGTTTCAGCCAGGCGCGCGCGGTGCTCTGGGGGCATATTCATCAGGAGCTTGACCTGCAGCGTGGTGCCATCCGCTTGCTGGCCTCGCCATCCACCTGCGTGCAGTTCGCGCCGCGCAGCGAGGAGTTTCAGGTGGATACCACGGCACCTGGCTATCGCTGGTTACGCCTGTTCGATGACGGTCGCCTGGAAACCGGGGTCTCGCGGGTTACCGGGATCAAGTTCGAAATCGATTACACCATCAAGGGCTACTAA
- a CDS encoding YqiA/YcfP family alpha/beta fold hydrolase: MTTSILYIHGLNSSPASLKASLLQRAMSQLGLAAHLRVPALHHHPRQAIGQLEALIAELGRPVLVGSSLGGYYATHLAERHGLPALLINPAVRPHLRFDGYLGAQTNHYSAETWELTHDHVAALAELEVAVLQDPARYQVWLQTADETLDYRDAECYYRQAALRIQAGGNHGFQGFAERLPMLFAFAGIPRHLWQDIDFSALN, encoded by the coding sequence ATGACCACATCCATTCTCTATATACACGGACTCAACAGCTCGCCTGCATCGCTCAAAGCCAGCCTTTTGCAGCGTGCCATGAGCCAGTTGGGGCTGGCCGCGCATCTGCGGGTGCCGGCTCTGCATCACCACCCACGACAAGCCATTGGCCAGCTCGAAGCCCTGATTGCCGAACTGGGACGGCCTGTGCTGGTTGGCAGCTCGCTGGGCGGCTACTATGCCACCCATCTGGCCGAGCGCCATGGATTACCGGCGTTGCTTATCAATCCTGCCGTGCGCCCGCATCTGCGTTTCGATGGCTATCTGGGTGCGCAGACGAACCATTACAGCGCTGAAACCTGGGAGCTGACTCACGATCACGTCGCCGCTCTGGCTGAGCTGGAGGTTGCCGTCCTGCAGGACCCCGCGCGCTACCAGGTGTGGCTGCAGACCGCTGACGAAACCCTCGATTACCGGGATGCCGAATGTTACTACCGGCAGGCGGCTCTGCGTATTCAGGCGGGCGGCAACCATGGTTTTCAGGGCTTTGCCGAACGCTTGCCGATGCTCTTTGCTTTCGCCGGTATTCCACGCCATCTGTGGCAGGATATCGACTTTTCCGCTCTCAATTGA
- the parE gene encoding DNA topoisomerase IV subunit B — MAQQNTYNADAIEVLSGLDPVRKRPGMYTDTSRPNHLAQEVIDNSVDEALAGHAKSIQVILHEDNSLEVLDDGRGMPVDIHPEEGVPGVELILTKLHAGGKFSNKNYQFSGGLHGVGISVVNALSTRVIVTVKRDGNEYQMSFADGFKASDLAVVGTVGKRNTGTSVHFWPDAKYFDSFKFSVSRLKHVLKAKAVLCPGLAVSFEDKSSGEKVEWLYEDGLRSYLVDAVTEFQRLPDEPFCGALAGNKEAVDWALLWLPEGGDAVQESYVNLIPTAQGGTHVNGLRQGLLDAMREFCEFRSLLPRGVKLAPEDIWERIAFVLSMKMQDAQFSGQTKERLSSREAAAFVSGVVKDAFSLWLNAHPEVGQQLAELAISNANRRLKAGKKVERKRITQGPALPGKLADCAGQDPMRSELFLVEGDSAGGSAKQARDKEFQAIMPLRGKILNTWEVDGSEVLASQEVHDIAVAIGIDPGSNDLTQLRYGKICILADADSDGLHIATLLCALFVRHFRPLVDAGHVYVAMPPLYRIDLGKEIFYALDDGERDGILDRLVAEKRRGKPQVTRFKGLGEMNPPQLRETTMDPNTRRLVQLTLEDYPGTQEMMDMLLAKKRAGDRKSWLESKGNLAEVLL, encoded by the coding sequence ATGGCCCAGCAGAACACCTACAACGCCGATGCCATCGAAGTCCTTTCCGGCCTCGACCCGGTGCGCAAGCGCCCGGGCATGTACACCGACACCAGCCGGCCTAACCACCTGGCGCAGGAAGTCATCGACAACAGCGTTGACGAGGCGCTGGCCGGGCATGCCAAATCGATTCAGGTGATCCTGCACGAGGACAATTCGCTGGAAGTGCTCGACGACGGTCGCGGCATGCCGGTGGATATCCACCCGGAAGAGGGCGTACCGGGCGTTGAGCTGATCCTCACCAAACTGCATGCCGGCGGCAAGTTCAGTAACAAGAACTATCAGTTCTCCGGCGGCCTGCATGGCGTGGGGATCAGTGTGGTCAACGCGCTGTCGACCCGTGTGATCGTCACGGTCAAGCGGGATGGCAACGAATACCAGATGAGTTTTGCCGACGGTTTCAAAGCCAGCGACCTGGCCGTGGTCGGCACGGTGGGCAAGCGCAACACCGGCACCAGCGTGCATTTCTGGCCGGACGCCAAGTATTTCGACTCTTTCAAGTTCTCCGTCAGCCGGCTCAAGCATGTGCTCAAGGCCAAGGCCGTATTGTGTCCGGGGCTGGCCGTCAGTTTTGAAGACAAATCCAGTGGCGAGAAAGTCGAGTGGCTGTACGAAGACGGTCTGCGCTCTTACCTGGTGGATGCAGTCACGGAATTTCAGCGCCTGCCCGACGAGCCATTCTGCGGCGCGCTGGCCGGTAATAAAGAAGCGGTGGACTGGGCGCTGCTGTGGCTGCCGGAAGGCGGCGACGCGGTGCAGGAGAGTTACGTCAACCTGATTCCCACCGCGCAAGGGGGCACCCACGTGAATGGCCTGCGTCAGGGCTTGCTGGATGCCATGCGCGAGTTTTGCGAGTTCCGCAGCCTGCTGCCGCGTGGCGTTAAGCTTGCCCCGGAGGACATCTGGGAGCGCATTGCCTTCGTCCTGTCGATGAAGATGCAGGACGCGCAGTTCTCCGGGCAGACCAAGGAGCGCCTGTCGTCGCGTGAGGCGGCCGCGTTCGTCTCCGGCGTGGTCAAAGATGCCTTCAGCCTGTGGCTCAACGCGCATCCCGAGGTGGGTCAGCAGCTCGCCGAACTGGCGATCAGCAACGCCAACCGTCGCCTAAAAGCCGGCAAAAAGGTTGAGCGCAAACGCATCACCCAAGGGCCGGCACTGCCCGGTAAATTGGCGGATTGCGCCGGGCAAGACCCGATGCGCTCTGAGCTGTTTCTGGTCGAAGGTGACTCGGCCGGCGGCTCGGCCAAGCAGGCGCGGGATAAGGAATTCCAGGCGATCATGCCGCTGCGCGGGAAGATCCTGAATACCTGGGAAGTGGATGGCAGCGAAGTGCTGGCCAGTCAGGAGGTGCACGACATCGCCGTGGCCATCGGCATCGATCCCGGCTCCAACGATCTGACCCAGCTGCGCTACGGCAAGATCTGTATTCTTGCCGACGCCGACTCCGACGGCCTGCACATCGCCACCTTGCTGTGCGCCTTGTTTGTCCGCCACTTCCGCCCGCTGGTGGATGCTGGGCACGTCTACGTGGCCATGCCGCCGCTGTACCGCATCGATCTCGGCAAGGAAATTTTCTATGCCCTTGATGACGGTGAGCGCGATGGCATCCTCGATCGTCTGGTGGCCGAAAAACGCCGTGGCAAGCCGCAGGTCACGCGCTTTAAAGGCCTGGGTGAAATGAACCCGCCACAGCTGCGCGAAACCACCATGGACCCGAACACCCGGCGTCTGGTGCAACTGACCCTGGAAGATTACCCCGGCACTCAGGAAATGATGGACATGCTGCTGGCCAAGAAGCGCGCCGGCGACCGCAAGTCCTGGCTGGAGTCCAAGGGCAACCTGGCCGAGGTGCTGCTCTGA
- a CDS encoding esterase-like activity of phytase family protein — MQRLLAACLLLCAPLLSAAAALEELQLLNERPVQGVSGGNLSGLAWCDGVLWAVSDRDDRQIYRLAEHATQWQATADPFVAPPPPESQLPWGLRMRSWLAARVRGGELDFEGLSCDAAGNRYLVSETHAAVLQLPVVGEPNWLKLPQGLVRQARASGMLLHHNSLFEGLAVDPPGERLYLAAERMRRGLLVVHKQRATWRCTGGCVLFNETGSEAGPEQLGGKEQPRDFSGLAFHNEKLFTLERQAHRICRRSLSNGQAEKCWSFAAEALTPERRYSPSYGLAEALWVDQDSAWIGVDNGRFSRADGESRPIIWQFAAPKGGWGSKP; from the coding sequence ATGCAGCGCCTGCTGGCTGCATGCCTGCTGCTGTGTGCGCCATTGCTGAGTGCTGCTGCGGCGTTGGAAGAGCTGCAGCTGCTCAACGAGCGGCCGGTGCAGGGCGTCAGTGGCGGAAACCTCTCGGGGCTGGCCTGGTGCGACGGCGTCCTGTGGGCGGTGTCCGACCGTGATGACCGGCAGATATACCGTCTCGCGGAGCACGCTACGCAGTGGCAAGCCACCGCTGACCCCTTTGTCGCACCGCCACCTCCGGAGTCCCAGTTGCCTTGGGGGTTGCGCATGCGTAGCTGGCTGGCCGCTCGGGTGCGCGGTGGCGAGCTGGATTTCGAAGGCCTGAGTTGCGACGCTGCGGGCAATCGCTACCTGGTCAGTGAAACCCATGCTGCCGTTTTGCAATTACCGGTGGTGGGTGAGCCGAACTGGCTCAAGCTGCCCCAGGGGCTGGTGCGCCAGGCGCGGGCCAGCGGCATGTTGCTGCATCACAATTCGCTGTTTGAAGGGCTTGCCGTTGATCCGCCAGGTGAGCGCCTGTACCTGGCTGCTGAGCGCATGCGCCGCGGCCTTTTGGTGGTGCACAAGCAGCGGGCTACCTGGCGCTGCACCGGCGGTTGTGTGTTGTTCAACGAGACCGGCAGTGAGGCGGGGCCTGAGCAGCTGGGTGGCAAGGAACAGCCGCGGGATTTTTCCGGGCTGGCCTTCCATAACGAAAAACTCTTCACCCTTGAGCGTCAGGCGCACCGTATCTGTCGGCGTAGCCTGAGCAATGGCCAGGCTGAGAAGTGCTGGTCGTTTGCCGCCGAGGCGCTGACTCCAGAGCGGCGCTACTCGCCGTCCTATGGTTTGGCCGAAGCGCTGTGGGTGGATCAGGACAGTGCCTGGATAGGTGTCGACAACGGCCGCTTCAGCCGTGCCGACGGTGAGTCGCGGCCGATCATCTGGCAGTTTGCCGCGCCGAAAGGCGGCTGGGGCAGCAAACCGTGA
- a CDS encoding retropepsin-like aspartic protease family protein — translation MSERPAGKRAGRVMLVLAWGAALLLATQFFADWEEARRNPNRTPESLHGNGYVEVNLASGRQGHYMAGGKINGEAVTFLLDTGASQVAVPTAVAKRLGLQAGAAITISTANGRATAHRTRLARLELGDIVLTDVEALIAPGMGGDDVLLGMSALKQLEFTQRGGTLMLRQSTLQ, via the coding sequence GTGAGTGAACGGCCTGCGGGCAAGCGCGCCGGCCGAGTGATGCTAGTGCTGGCCTGGGGGGCTGCCTTGCTGTTGGCCACCCAGTTCTTTGCCGACTGGGAAGAGGCTCGCCGCAACCCGAACCGTACCCCTGAGTCGCTGCATGGCAATGGTTATGTCGAAGTGAACCTGGCCAGCGGCCGGCAGGGGCATTACATGGCTGGCGGCAAGATCAACGGTGAGGCCGTGACCTTTCTCCTCGACACCGGTGCCTCTCAGGTAGCGGTGCCCACTGCAGTGGCGAAGCGTCTAGGTCTGCAAGCCGGAGCGGCGATCACCATCAGCACCGCCAATGGCCGTGCTACGGCGCACCGTACCCGTCTGGCCCGGCTGGAACTGGGCGATATCGTGCTGACTGACGTAGAGGCTTTGATTGCCCCCGGCATGGGCGGCGATGACGTATTACTGGGCATGAGTGCCCTTAAACAACTCGAATTTACCCAGCGCGGCGGCACCTTGATGCTGCGCCAATCCACTTTGCAATGA
- the parC gene encoding DNA topoisomerase IV subunit A, protein MSEPLDLSLDGVERRSLADFTEQAYLNYSMYVIMDRALPHIGDGLKPVQRRIIYAMSELGLDADSKHKKSARTVGDVLGKFHPHGDSACYEAMVLMAQPFSYRYTLVDGQGNWGAPDDPKSFAAMRYTEARLSRYSEVLLTELGQGTVDWVPNFDGTLNEPATLPARLPNLLLNGTTGIAVGMATDVPPHNLREVAAACVRLLDQPDATVEQLCEHVLGPDFPTEAEVITPRSDLLKIYETGRGSVRMRAVYRIEDGDIVVTALPHQVSGAKVLEQIAAQMQAKKLPMVADLRDESDHEHPCRIVIIPRSNRVDADELMTHLFATTELESSYRVNTNVIGLDGKPQVKNLRQLLREWLEYRVNTVRRRLQFRLDKVEKRLHLLEGLLVAFLNLDEVIHIIRTEDQPKPVLMARFGLTDVQADYILDTRLRQLARLEEMKIRGEQDELAKERAKLLALLGSETKLKKLVRDEIIKDAETYGDDRRSPIVARAEARALSETELLPTEPVTVVVSEKGWVRCAKGHDIDATGLSYKAGDGFKVAAPGRSNQYAVFIDSTGRSYSLAAHTLPSARGQGEPLTGRLTPPPGATFECVLLPDDSALYVIASDAGYGFVVKGEDLQAKNKAGKALLSLPAGAQVVPPKPLGNREEDWLAAVTTEGRLLLFPVRDLPQLGKGKGNKIIGIPGERVASREEYLTDLAVLPSGATLVLQAGKRTLSLKADDLEHYKGERGRRGNKLPRGFQRVDSLLVEV, encoded by the coding sequence ATGAGCGAACCCCTCGATTTGAGCCTGGACGGCGTTGAACGCCGTTCTCTTGCCGACTTTACCGAGCAGGCTTACCTCAATTACTCCATGTACGTGATCATGGACCGCGCCCTGCCACATATTGGTGATGGCCTCAAACCCGTGCAGCGACGCATCATCTACGCGATGAGCGAGCTGGGTCTGGATGCCGACTCCAAGCACAAGAAATCGGCGCGTACTGTCGGTGATGTGCTCGGCAAGTTCCACCCGCATGGCGACAGCGCTTGCTACGAGGCCATGGTGCTGATGGCGCAGCCGTTCAGCTACCGCTACACCCTGGTCGATGGCCAGGGCAACTGGGGCGCGCCGGATGATCCGAAATCCTTTGCTGCGATGCGCTACACCGAGGCGCGGTTGTCGCGTTACTCGGAGGTGCTGCTCACCGAATTGGGCCAGGGCACCGTGGACTGGGTGCCGAACTTCGACGGCACCCTGAATGAACCGGCGACGCTGCCGGCGCGCCTGCCCAACCTGCTGCTCAACGGCACCACTGGCATCGCCGTGGGCATGGCCACTGATGTGCCGCCGCATAACCTGCGCGAAGTGGCGGCGGCGTGTGTGCGCTTGCTGGATCAACCCGATGCCACGGTCGAGCAGCTCTGCGAGCACGTGCTTGGTCCGGATTTCCCCACCGAGGCGGAAGTCATCACCCCGCGCAGCGACCTGCTGAAAATTTACGAAACCGGTCGTGGCTCGGTGCGCATGCGCGCCGTGTACCGCATCGAGGACGGTGACATCGTGGTCACCGCGCTGCCGCATCAGGTGTCCGGGGCCAAGGTGCTGGAGCAGATTGCCGCGCAGATGCAGGCCAAGAAACTGCCGATGGTCGCCGACCTGCGCGATGAGTCGGACCACGAGCACCCGTGCCGTATCGTCATCATCCCGCGCTCCAACCGCGTGGATGCCGATGAGCTGATGACCCACCTGTTTGCCACCACCGAGCTGGAGTCCAGCTACCGGGTCAACACCAACGTGATTGGTCTGGATGGCAAGCCGCAGGTGAAGAACCTGCGCCAGCTGCTGCGCGAATGGCTGGAGTATCGCGTCAACACCGTACGCCGACGCCTGCAGTTCCGCCTGGACAAGGTGGAGAAACGCTTGCACCTGTTGGAAGGTTTGTTGGTGGCCTTCCTCAATCTGGATGAAGTGATTCATATCATCCGCACCGAAGATCAGCCCAAGCCTGTGCTGATGGCGCGGTTTGGCCTGACCGATGTGCAGGCCGACTACATTCTCGATACCCGCCTGCGCCAGCTGGCGCGTTTGGAAGAGATGAAAATCCGTGGCGAGCAGGACGAGCTGGCCAAGGAGCGCGCCAAGCTGCTGGCCCTGCTTGGCAGTGAAACCAAGCTGAAAAAGCTGGTGCGTGACGAAATCATCAAGGACGCTGAAACCTACGGCGATGACCGCCGCTCGCCGATTGTGGCCCGCGCCGAAGCCCGCGCCCTGTCGGAAACCGAACTGTTGCCGACTGAGCCTGTCACCGTGGTGGTGTCCGAGAAAGGCTGGGTGCGCTGTGCCAAGGGCCATGACATTGATGCCACCGGCTTGTCGTATAAAGCGGGTGACGGCTTCAAAGTCGCTGCTCCTGGCCGGTCGAACCAATACGCCGTGTTTATCGACTCCACAGGGCGCAGTTACTCACTGGCGGCGCATACCTTGCCGTCCGCTCGTGGCCAGGGTGAGCCGCTGACGGGCCGCCTGACGCCACCGCCGGGGGCGACCTTCGAATGTGTGCTGTTGCCGGATGACAGCGCGCTTTACGTGATCGCTTCTGACGCCGGCTACGGTTTTGTGGTCAAGGGCGAAGACCTGCAGGCTAAGAACAAGGCCGGCAAGGCCTTGCTCAGCCTGCCGGCCGGCGCCCAAGTGGTACCGCCGAAACCGCTGGGTAATCGTGAAGAGGACTGGTTGGCGGCGGTTACCACCGAAGGTCGTCTGCTGTTGTTCCCGGTGCGCGACCTGCCGCAACTGGGCAAGGGTAAAGGCAACAAGATCATCGGCATTCCCGGTGAGCGCGTGGCCAGCCGCGAGGAGTACCTCACCGACCTGGCCGTGCTGCCCAGCGGTGCCACGTTGGTGTTGCAAGCCGGCAAGCGCACCTTGTCGCTCAAGGCTGACGACCTCGAGCATTACAAGGGTGAGCGCGGTCGACGTGGCAACAAGCTGCCGCGTGGTTTCCAGCGCGTCGACAGCCTGCTGGTCGAGGTTTAG